The Equus asinus isolate D_3611 breed Donkey chromosome 18, EquAss-T2T_v2, whole genome shotgun sequence region TACTGATTTCTGAGAATCCAGACAGTGGAATGGTGGATTCCCTTTCAGGACTTCAATAAACGTACGTTGAGTAAACAGAACATTGTCAAAAAGGAAAGGCAACACTTCTAGGAATAGGCAAATCAGCATGAGTCGCCCCTGAGAGGTATCAGGAATGTCCCAAAAAGTGACTGAGGCCCAGTGATAGGGACCCAGGCAGTTGGCAGCAGGGAAGTATTTCAGGAAGTAATAGGCCCCAGCCATAGAGACAAGGTTTCAGGAGACTCCTATCTGTGGGAGGGGCACCCCCATCGTGTTCTGGGGGCACGATGAAGAAAACGAATGTCCTGCGGTCATTCTATCAAGGAATTTAAAACCATAGTCCTGAGGTAGCCAACTACTGTGCCGAACCTCAGGCATATAGAGCAAGGGCAAAAAAATGATTCACAGAGCTGGGAGACCAAAGCCAGGAGTTTGAGGTTCTCTCCTCTGGGTGTTGGGCCAGGGTCCTAGTCCTACAGTTTGAAGAAAGGATCCACAAAAAGGCTGGAAAGCAGGCAGAGTTTGATATGTGCCTAATATAATAGCGACTTCACAAATCTCAACAGATTACCACCACACCTGAAAAGCTGACAAAGTTAGAAGGTGAAAACTTAACAGCGAAAGGTCAATCCTGCCTCATAAGAGAAATAAGTGTCAAATTCCAATTCAAGAAACTCCGATCAACTGGCCAAAATCTTTTTTCCTGGCCTGGAATTTGGTTACTTAAATAAGTAAATCTGTTTCTACATAAGTGAATTTGCCCTCTTAAGAAGATTATCTATGTCACAGTCAATTTTGATATCATCAATCGAAAAgataaaattcacttatttagGTGGTCAGCCAAAaatatggttattattattactattagttGTTCATACAATGGACCATTGCATAatcattaaaattaactttattaatAAAGACATTTACAAACATAAAGTGTGCcatgttaaaattaagaatttaccAGAGGGCCACCCAGTGTCGTAGTGGTCGGGTtctgcgctctgctttggtggcccagggtttgcaggttcagatcccaggggcggacccagcactgttcgtcaagccatgctgtggcagcatctcacataaaatagaggaagagtggcacagatgttggctcagggacaatgttcttcaagcaaaaagaggaagactggcaacagatgttaactcagggccaatattcctcacaagaaaagaaagaaagaaagaatttactAGAGTTTTCTGGTAACCTTACCTTCCCATTATCCAATATTGAAAGTGGCTTCCTTCATTTAAGTTGCTGCAATGCAGTTAGGTAATATATACCTAATTCCCATTTTTGACAAGATTCCCAGAATCATACCTTCTAAAATGTTTTAGAACTATAGCTCTTACTATAAAGTTCTACTTCATACTGTTCACAATTTTGTTTAGAGTAATATGATCATTGGAGAAGCCAAACGATAACTCATTCAATAAAATAATCGTATATGATACCAATTAATGTCCCATCATCTAAGCAGAAAAGCTTGAAATCTCCTTTTGAAGATGtagttttatttgttgttttaactATCAAACACTTTACAAAATAACTTGTTCTTCCAAAATCGGAGTGGCAAATGTCATGTTTCTGAACCACGTCCATAACAATGCTCTGGATTAAATAAGGAAACAGATCTGCTCCTCTTGACCACTCTCCATATCCTGCTAGTTGTCCAATTCTGTGGTTAAAGCAATTACACAGACCTAAAAATCAGATTTTCTGAAAGTGGATGGGACACAACAATCTCATGAATGTCAGTTTCCTGTCATTTGCTGAAAGGGGAAACTGGCATAAAATTCAGACATCTTGTCTCTGCTTATTATAGGGTTCCTAAGACAGGAAATTGGATCCCTAAGACAGCAAATTGAGATtgtcatttctgtgaaaaaccCTCTGGATAGTCTGACACACGACACAGACTGCAGGTAGATTTGTGAAAAGCTAACATTTCAATCTCCGATTAGACATGAAGCCAGAAGTGAAATCTTAAGTTTTCACTGAacccagtgatttttttttcacctccAAAAGGTCAGAAAATACACTCAGACTCTTTAAAAGTGGACACTGGGGTTTATTTCTAGAACAAACTAAATCAACTAGCTTGGCTGATCAATTGCTGCAGCCAATGGATCATGAAGTTAGGCAGGAAAAGTACAACCcagatatttttaattcagtACCCACGGAGAAGGcctttataaaaaaagaagagtgcaGCAACTCCATTAGGCTAGTTTCCTGATCTTAACATTTCCAACCATGCAGAGAGTGTCCCAAAAGTCTTAGAACAGTTTTGAGCTTTAATAACCTCAGGTATATAAATGCAgcaaattttcaaaaaaacatATATCATCTGGAGGTTTAACTTGCCTACATTTTACACTTCTTTAGTTTTGTGACTTTTGATAAcacatttttagtttttgttgttgttgaagtaCCTGTGTTTGAATATGGCAAACAGCAACTGTTTTTAAGTTATTAAACCTTAAAACTGCACTAAGATGTTGGAATACGCTTTATGATCCCCAGTCTGAGTCCCTGTCCTAACTCATTTCACCTGACGACTGATATTTAAACTCTGAAACGGATTAAGCTGTTTTCTTGGaagttcttttctcttcttgctaTATGCTCAGAACGAAGCTGGTTGAACATTTCGCTGGCTCAGTTTCTTACAGCTTTCTCCCTGACACTGGAGACGTGATCAGGTTTTCTGAAAAGTACAGAGGCACACAATTCTCAAACTCTTGTGTTATAGCAATAAATCAGCCTCTATGTGTGATGTCAGTGCAACTGAAAATGATTTGGGGCAGTACTGTGAACACTGAAATGgtcatattttaataaatttccaTACATTCATCCAGTTTAGAAAACCTGGCTTGACTCCAGGtgttttctccccttctccctgatCAATGTTATTTGGGTTTTTATCtctgacttgttttgtttttataagggTCTCATATATTTCCTGGGCTCTGGCAATTTCTTTCTGTGCATCAAAATGGACTTTTTGCCTGGTCAGGAGGGGAACAATTAAGTTAAAATCATTAATGCGCTTGTTTAGTTTTGTGATGTTTTCTTGAAACTGCTCACAAACTTGGTTCCACTGTTTCTGTTCAGTCGGTGTCATTGGATTCCCAAGTTTTTTCCTTGACACTAAAATTGCCTCTCTGAGTTGATCAATAGtatcctttatttccttttgcatTAGGATCCATTCTGGTTGGTATCCATTATCTATCAATATTCTGTTCAGGTTGTGAGTCATGGGATCAATATATGAACAGCCAGAAAATTTTTTTAGGGGTTTTCCTTTCCCACTGAGATTGTCAAAGTCTCCTTTTGCCATTGACTCTTGAATGAGATCCTCCACCAATCGCTCTATTGCTTGAGTTATCTTTTGTTCCTTACTCTGTCTTACATCTTTAACAGTTACACTATTAGGGAAATACTGGCTTTGTAGTTTATGCTTTTGGTATTCCATCACTTGCTCAGTTGCACGGTCTGCTCTAAATTGCCTATATTGCTTCTCTCGTTGACTTGGAGTTCCAAAACCAATACCTTCAAAACTCAAATAATGCCTGTGTTGGGgtgttttatatttgaatttttcttcttcttctgcctctTCAACTTTACTCTGtctgggatttgtttgttctatCACGTGGGAAAGCACTTTCCTATAAGCTTCTTCGATCCTTATAAATGTTGCAGAGTCAGCGGTACCAGAGCCACCGTCCGGATGGTATTGCTTGGCAAGTTTACGAAAAGATTCCCTGACATCATCTGCAGAGCATCCTTCATCCAGATTCAGCAGCCTATAATATTCTGTGATCCTCTTTTGGGATTTATGAGTTGACATCATCCTATTTCTAATAACACCAAGATATGGAAGCATTTTCTTTCGATTAGGAACCACTGAAGCATTTATCAGATGAGATCTAAGGATTTGAGCCATCATCACatacattttgttcattgttgtaCCCAGAGTTCTTCCTAGTGATGTTCTATAAAACGACAAGAAGTAAACGGAGAAGAAAGTTGTATTACCAGCTAATTAGATATGTTGAACAACACAGAAGAAATTACAAGTACAAGAAGGTGAAATTCTTTCTAACGCTGCTGCCAAAATTCTtatagcttatttcacttatgtTAGCAGAGAAACGGAAGTTGATGTTTAGCATTAATACATTGTGATATAATCTGGAATCTACTCCTCACTAACCACAGAATTTTACAGCTGGCAAGTTCTTAGAGATCATCTAAtccaatcttttccttttaggagaaaatctaggcCCAGAAGGTTAAGCAACATAACCAAGTCACATAGCAAGGTGTAAGCAaaatggttagggttagggcacAAGACACTTGCTTAACTGTCTGTATCTCCAGCATATTATAAACTTCATCAGCACCACGATTTCTTTAATGTATCACGGTCTTTACAGT contains the following coding sequences:
- the DNAJC28 gene encoding dnaJ homolog subfamily C member 28 is translated as MNKMYVMMAQILRSHLINASVVPNRKKMLPYLGVIRNRMMSTHKSQKRITEYYRLLNLDEGCSADDVRESFRKLAKQYHPDGGSGTADSATFIRIEEAYRKVLSHVIEQTNPRQSKVEEAEEEEKFKYKTPQHRHYLSFEGIGFGTPSQREKQYRQFRADRATEQVMEYQKHKLQSQYFPNSVTVKDVRQSKEQKITQAIERLVEDLIQESMAKGDFDNLSGKGKPLKKFSGCSYIDPMTHNLNRILIDNGYQPEWILMQKEIKDTIDQLREAILVSRKKLGNPMTPTEQKQWNQVCEQFQENITKLNKRINDFNLIVPLLTRQKVHFDAQKEIARAQEIYETLIKTKQVRDKNPNNIDQGEGEKTPGVKPGFLNWMNVWKFIKI